One Phaseolus vulgaris cultivar G19833 chromosome 2, P. vulgaris v2.0, whole genome shotgun sequence DNA window includes the following coding sequences:
- the LOC137813045 gene encoding uncharacterized protein isoform X2, whose amino-acid sequence MEMEEPWEALDVDDSDTSAFLRPCNAHSSSSSLIPGPAGAVQAVMSNRSRDHPLPTQEFLRRVGRESHRDFSTNPWLCAIQFVRSQGMVDADDAAHGTPLNSIKNIERVPLVVAVIKSCTPNGLGDMTITLKDPTVTVSASVHRKVFAQPEFRKGIAVDSVLVLQEVAVFCPTRSTCYLNVTVRNILQVFSKDCGPPSQQLIDPVRPVIRTTPSVERLEGLLASGGTFSPPRERNEETMSDLRLESSSRQVADVDWQRAEVLGSTICHRDNEKYQNLETVSERENFPLSLDNAGHVQVHCVGELDCEMEDQPNPPRLDEEADSLARIAQGNSSTTNSVHTSQAEKTGMENHLESQRQIENHLESQRQMENKKSSVPHWTDEQLDELLAFD is encoded by the exons atggaaatggaagaaccctGGGAAGCACTTGACGTCGATGACTCCGATACCTCCGCCTTCCTCCGCCCTTGCAACGCGCATTCCAGCTCCTCTTCCCTCATTCCAGGTCCCGCCGGCGCCGTTCAAGCCGTCATGAGCAACCGCAGCCGCGACCACCCCCTCCCCACTCAAGAGTTCCTAAGGCGCGTCGGCCGCGAAAGCCACCGCGATTTCAGCACCAATCCCTGGCTCTGCGCCATCCAATTCGTTCGCTCGCAGGGTATGGTGGACGCTGATGACGCGGCACACGGCACGCCGTTGAACTCAATCAAGAACATCGAGAGAGTGCCTCTGGTCGTGGCTGTTATCAAATCCTGCACCCCCAACGGTCTCGGAGACATGACGATTACGCTCAAG GATCCTACAGTCACTGTTAGTGCCAGTGTCCATCGCAAAGTCTTCGCGCAGCCAGAATTTAGGAAGGGCATCGCTGTTGATTCTGTCTTGGTTCTGCAAGAG GTTGCTGTGTTTTGTCCAACCCGCTCTACCTGTTATCTGAATGTAACAGTGCGCAACATTCTCCAG GTCTTCTCCAAGGACTGTGGACCTCCATCACAACAATTAATAGATCCTGTACGCCCAGTGATACGAACTACACCTAGTGTGG AAAGGCTTGAAGGGTTATTGGCATCGGGAGGTACATTCTCTCCGCCACGGGAAAGAAATGAAGAAACCATGTCTGATCTCAGACTTGAGTCAAGCTCTAGACAAGTAGCAGATGTTGACTGGCAGAGGGCTGAAGTTTTGGGTTCAACTATCTGTCACAGAGATAATGAAAAGTATCAAAACCTTGAAACTGTTTCGGAAAGAGAGAACTTCCCATTGAGTCTGGATAATGCTGGACATGTGCAAGTACACTGTGTTGGTGAGCTTGATTGTGAGATGGAAGATCAACCCAACCCTCCTAGATTGGATGAAGAAGCCGACAGTTTAGCGCGGATTGCTCAAGGCAATAGTTCTACAACAAACTCAGTTCATACATCTCAAGCCGAAAAAACTGGGATGGAAAATCACTTAGAAAGTCAGAGGCAGATAGAAAATCACTTAGAAAGTCAGAG GCagatggaaaataaaaaaagttcagTCCCCCATTGGACAGATGAACAGCTGGATGAGCTTTTAGCGTTTGATTGA
- the LOC137813045 gene encoding uncharacterized protein isoform X1 — MEMEEPWEALDVDDSDTSAFLRPCNAHSSSSSLIPGPAGAVQAVMSNRSRDHPLPTQEFLRRVGRESHRDFSTNPWLCAIQFVRSQGMVDADDAAHGTPLNSIKNIERVPLVVAVIKSCTPNGLGDMTITLKDPTVTVSASVHRKVFAQPEFRKGIAVDSVLVLQEVAVFCPTRSTCYLNVTVRNILQVFSKDCGPPSQQLIDPVRPVIRTTPSVERLEGLLASGGTFSPPRERNEETMSDLRLESSSRQVADVDWQRAEVLGSTICHRDNEKYQNLETVSERENFPLSLDNAGHVQVHCVGELDCEMEDQPNPPRLDEEADSLARIAQGNSSTTNSVHTSQAEKTGMENHLESQRQIENHLESQRQIENHLESQRQMENKKSSVPHWTDEQLDELLAFD; from the exons atggaaatggaagaaccctGGGAAGCACTTGACGTCGATGACTCCGATACCTCCGCCTTCCTCCGCCCTTGCAACGCGCATTCCAGCTCCTCTTCCCTCATTCCAGGTCCCGCCGGCGCCGTTCAAGCCGTCATGAGCAACCGCAGCCGCGACCACCCCCTCCCCACTCAAGAGTTCCTAAGGCGCGTCGGCCGCGAAAGCCACCGCGATTTCAGCACCAATCCCTGGCTCTGCGCCATCCAATTCGTTCGCTCGCAGGGTATGGTGGACGCTGATGACGCGGCACACGGCACGCCGTTGAACTCAATCAAGAACATCGAGAGAGTGCCTCTGGTCGTGGCTGTTATCAAATCCTGCACCCCCAACGGTCTCGGAGACATGACGATTACGCTCAAG GATCCTACAGTCACTGTTAGTGCCAGTGTCCATCGCAAAGTCTTCGCGCAGCCAGAATTTAGGAAGGGCATCGCTGTTGATTCTGTCTTGGTTCTGCAAGAG GTTGCTGTGTTTTGTCCAACCCGCTCTACCTGTTATCTGAATGTAACAGTGCGCAACATTCTCCAG GTCTTCTCCAAGGACTGTGGACCTCCATCACAACAATTAATAGATCCTGTACGCCCAGTGATACGAACTACACCTAGTGTGG AAAGGCTTGAAGGGTTATTGGCATCGGGAGGTACATTCTCTCCGCCACGGGAAAGAAATGAAGAAACCATGTCTGATCTCAGACTTGAGTCAAGCTCTAGACAAGTAGCAGATGTTGACTGGCAGAGGGCTGAAGTTTTGGGTTCAACTATCTGTCACAGAGATAATGAAAAGTATCAAAACCTTGAAACTGTTTCGGAAAGAGAGAACTTCCCATTGAGTCTGGATAATGCTGGACATGTGCAAGTACACTGTGTTGGTGAGCTTGATTGTGAGATGGAAGATCAACCCAACCCTCCTAGATTGGATGAAGAAGCCGACAGTTTAGCGCGGATTGCTCAAGGCAATAGTTCTACAACAAACTCAGTTCATACATCTCAAGCCGAAAAAACTGGGATGGAAAATCACTTAGAAAGTCAGAGGCAGATAGAAAATCACTTAGAAAGTCAGAGGCAGATAGAAAATCACTTAGAAAGTCAGAGGCagatggaaaataaaaaaagttcagTCCCCCATTGGACAGATGAACAGCTGGATGAGCTTTTAGCGTTTGATTGA
- the LOC137809843 gene encoding protein C2-DOMAIN ABA-RELATED 4 → MDGLLGLLRIHVKRGVDLAIRDVSTSDPYVVVKMDKQKLKTSVIKKDINPEWNEDLTFSVTDPSCPLIMTVYDHDTFSMDDKMGDAEFDISPYIEAVKMEVDDLPNGTIITRMLPCRTNCLAEESCVVYENGKILQNVVLRLRHVECGELEFQLEWISLPGAKSLA, encoded by the exons ATGGACGGATTACTCGGCCTTCTACGAATTCACGTCAAGCGTGGTGTCGACCTCGCCATTCGCGATGTCAGCACAAGTGATCCTTACGTTGTCGTTAAGATGGACAAGCAG AAGCTCAAAACCAGTGTCATCAAAAAGGATATTAACCCTGAGTGGAACGAAGATCTTACCTTTTCTGTCACAGATCCCTCTTGTCCATTGATAATG ACTGTGTATGATCATGACACATTCAGCATGGATGACAAAATGGGAGATGCAGAATTTGATATCTCACCATATATAGAAGCAGTGAAGATGGAAGTGGATGATCTTCCGAATGGAACCATAATCACCAGAATGCTACCATGCAGGACGAACTGTCTGGCGGAGGAAAGTTGCGTGGTTTATGAGAATGGTAAAATTCTACAAAATGTTGTTCTAAGACTACGACATGTTGAATGTGGTGAGCTGGAATTTCAATTGGAATGGATTAGTCTTCCAGGGGCAAAGTCTTTAGCATAG